In the Duncaniella freteri genome, one interval contains:
- a CDS encoding alpha/beta hydrolase, which produces MKNIKLRTIILLSGILSIPGLNANNVKQSNNNVMETLNLTQEWDKTFPKSDKIDHCKVTFINRYGITLAADMYKPQNTTGKLSAIAVCGPFGAVKEQSSGLYAQEMAERGFLTIAFDPSFTGESGGTPRYMTSPDINTEDFSAAIDFLVTHPDVDPEKVGVIGICGWGGLAINAAASDTRIKATVASTMYDMSRVEANGYFDASDSAEARNETRRRLSEQRTKDYLNGTPLLGGGVPDTLPENAPQFLRDYYDYYKTDRGYHSRSLNSNGGRNATSPIPWINTPLMSRAGEIENAVMIIHGEKAHSLYFGSDAYKNMTVTPGKDNNKILMIIPGASHTDLYDRKEIIPFSAMETFFNEHLK; this is translated from the coding sequence ATGAAAAATATCAAACTAAGGACTATAATTCTGCTTTCCGGAATTCTAAGTATCCCGGGGCTAAATGCCAACAATGTCAAACAATCAAATAATAATGTCATGGAAACATTGAATCTAACCCAGGAATGGGACAAAACTTTCCCCAAAAGCGACAAGATCGACCATTGCAAGGTCACATTCATAAACCGTTATGGCATAACACTTGCTGCAGACATGTATAAACCACAAAATACCACAGGCAAGCTAAGTGCCATCGCCGTGTGCGGACCATTCGGTGCAGTCAAGGAACAGTCCTCAGGACTTTATGCACAGGAGATGGCTGAACGAGGCTTCCTGACAATAGCATTCGATCCGTCATTCACAGGCGAGAGCGGCGGCACTCCACGGTACATGACCTCTCCCGACATCAACACCGAGGATTTCAGTGCCGCGATAGATTTTCTCGTCACACACCCTGATGTCGATCCGGAAAAAGTAGGTGTCATAGGCATATGCGGATGGGGAGGACTCGCCATAAATGCCGCAGCATCCGATACACGTATCAAGGCCACTGTCGCCTCAACGATGTACGACATGAGCCGCGTAGAAGCCAACGGCTATTTCGATGCCTCCGACAGTGCAGAAGCACGCAACGAAACTCGCCGCAGATTATCGGAACAACGCACCAAGGATTACCTCAATGGCACTCCCCTGCTCGGAGGCGGCGTGCCTGATACGCTCCCTGAAAACGCACCACAATTCCTTCGTGATTATTACGACTACTATAAGACCGACCGCGGATATCACTCCCGATCACTAAACTCTAACGGAGGGCGCAATGCCACATCCCCGATACCATGGATCAACACCCCTCTGATGAGCCGTGCAGGAGAAATCGAAAATGCTGTCATGATAATACACGGAGAGAAAGCCCACTCGTTATATTTTGGAAGCGATGCCTACAAGAATATGACAGTCACTCCCGGCAAAGATAACAACAAGATCCTCATGATAATTCCCGGAGCAAGCCACACTGACCTGTATGACCGAAAAGAGATAATTCCATTCAGCGCAATGGAGACATTCTTCAATGAGCATTTAAAGTAG
- a CDS encoding GNAT family N-acetyltransferase, producing the protein MIETERLILRPWHEDDAESLFKYAKDPAIGPVAGWMPHGSVEDSLEIIRTIFSSPETYAVVLKSTGEPVGACGIMFGDGLHSAEMRVSEAEIGYWIGVPYWGQGYITEAVKALVKRCFDDLGCSNVWIGHYDGNDRSRRVAEKCGFKYHHTEHDKLSPLGDRRTEHFLNLASKEYSQFTV; encoded by the coding sequence ATGATTGAAACAGAGAGACTGATTTTGCGCCCTTGGCATGAGGATGATGCCGAGTCACTGTTTAAATATGCCAAGGACCCGGCTATCGGTCCGGTTGCAGGATGGATGCCTCATGGTTCGGTTGAGGATAGTCTTGAGATAATTCGTACGATATTTTCCTCTCCCGAGACGTATGCGGTGGTGCTGAAATCTACCGGCGAGCCTGTGGGGGCATGTGGAATAATGTTTGGAGACGGGCTTCATTCGGCTGAGATGCGGGTAAGTGAGGCTGAAATCGGTTATTGGATAGGTGTTCCGTATTGGGGGCAGGGTTATATCACAGAAGCTGTCAAGGCTCTTGTCAAGAGATGTTTTGATGATTTGGGGTGTTCGAATGTATGGATTGGCCATTATGACGGCAATGATCGTTCCAGGCGTGTTGCTGAAAAATGCGGATTCAAATATCATCATACCGAGCACGACAAGTTATCGCCGTTAGGGGACCGTCGCACAGAGCATTTTCTCAACCTTGCTTCTAAGGAATATTCTCAGTTTACCGTATGA
- a CDS encoding helix-turn-helix domain-containing protein, translating into MKLIFNYNNVFYSFIYDDLSGCIHRSKEYAINYVYSGEMILDNGNERIHVRKGQCVFIPRDHHITMYKKTFEGEKYCGIFLMFTRNFLREMYGKLGYNRRSSNAQKLDNSVVILPDTVELASLFASMTPYLNPDIKPKDEFMELKLQEGLMTLLSIDKRFAPTMFDFSDPWKIDILNFMENNYMSDLSIEEIAHYTGRSLATFKRDFKKISDLTPEKWLIKKRLEKAYNLMKHSKKKVVEVYAEVGFRNPSHFSTAFKKHFGVAPSAVTV; encoded by the coding sequence ATGAAACTGATATTCAACTACAATAATGTGTTCTACAGCTTCATCTACGATGATTTGAGCGGATGCATTCACCGTTCAAAGGAATACGCAATCAATTATGTATACTCCGGCGAGATGATTCTCGACAATGGTAATGAGAGGATACATGTCCGTAAAGGTCAATGCGTATTCATACCGCGCGACCATCATATAACGATGTATAAAAAGACTTTTGAGGGAGAAAAATACTGTGGCATATTCCTTATGTTCACCCGCAACTTCCTGCGTGAGATGTATGGCAAACTCGGATATAACCGCCGAAGCTCCAATGCACAGAAGCTCGACAATAGTGTGGTGATATTGCCTGACACTGTGGAACTAGCGTCACTGTTTGCCTCCATGACGCCATATCTAAATCCGGATATAAAACCTAAAGATGAATTTATGGAGCTGAAACTCCAGGAGGGGTTGATGACTTTGTTATCTATCGACAAACGTTTTGCCCCGACAATGTTTGATTTCAGCGATCCATGGAAAATCGATATACTCAACTTCATGGAGAATAACTACATGAGCGATCTGAGCATAGAGGAAATTGCGCACTACACAGGACGAAGCCTTGCGACATTCAAGCGCGACTTCAAAAAAATCAGTGACCTGACCCCGGAAAAATGGCTTATCAAGAAACGACTTGAAAAAGCGTATAACCTTATGAAACACAGCAAAAAGAAAGTGGTGGAAGTATATGCCGAAGTCGGATTCAGAAATCCATCACATTTCTCCACCGCTTTCAAGAAACACTTCGGTGTAGCACCTTCAGCCGTCACAGTTTAG
- a CDS encoding RtcB family protein, producing MRTIDGYDVKIFTDNVESSALEQIEELLSIEVFADKKIRIMPDVHAGAGCVIGFTGDLGDKVIPNIVGVDIGCGMRVLKFRIDESIDFHAFNEHILSNVPSGMWIREEKHGFKQLAGEDMEIYREAKRLVTGLRCYRELKYSDRIYKSIGSLGGGNHFIELDRDADGYSYLVIHTGSRNLGKQVAEIYQAHAVTHLTDGADEFELAIRRTIEEYKMAGRRSEIQGVIRKMRKDRSEAKPSLPHVLCYVEGAMREDYLHDMRLCQQWAVLNRKLIAQLLMKFFHGVDIIEEFESVHNYISDDNIIRKGSISAVKGERCIIPLNMRDGSLLCTGKGNSDWNYSAPHGAGRVLSRTAAYEQISMADFEAAMKGIYSESVNNFTLDESPMAYKPADEIIANIGPTVNIDTIIRPVFNFKASK from the coding sequence ATGAGAACGATTGACGGATATGATGTGAAAATTTTCACGGATAATGTAGAATCTTCAGCCTTGGAACAGATTGAGGAGTTATTGTCAATTGAAGTTTTTGCGGATAAGAAGATTCGTATTATGCCCGATGTTCATGCCGGAGCAGGATGTGTGATAGGCTTTACAGGTGATCTTGGCGATAAGGTAATTCCTAATATTGTAGGAGTCGACATCGGTTGCGGTATGCGGGTGTTGAAATTCAGGATCGATGAAAGTATAGATTTTCATGCCTTTAATGAGCATATTCTCTCAAATGTGCCATCAGGAATGTGGATACGAGAGGAGAAACATGGGTTCAAGCAGCTTGCAGGAGAGGATATGGAGATATATCGGGAGGCAAAGCGTCTGGTCACAGGACTGCGGTGCTATAGGGAATTGAAATATTCCGACCGTATCTATAAGTCGATCGGTTCGCTCGGTGGAGGCAACCACTTTATAGAACTTGACCGTGATGCTGACGGTTATTCCTATCTTGTGATTCATACTGGGTCGCGTAATCTTGGCAAACAGGTGGCTGAGATATATCAGGCTCATGCGGTCACACATCTCACTGATGGAGCCGATGAGTTTGAACTGGCAATAAGACGCACCATAGAGGAATATAAAATGGCAGGTCGTCGCTCAGAGATACAGGGTGTAATAAGAAAGATGCGTAAGGACCGTTCTGAAGCAAAGCCCTCTCTGCCTCATGTTCTCTGCTATGTGGAGGGGGCTATGAGGGAGGATTATCTTCATGATATGCGTCTGTGTCAGCAGTGGGCTGTGCTTAACCGCAAGCTTATAGCACAATTGTTAATGAAATTTTTCCACGGCGTTGATATTATTGAGGAGTTTGAGAGTGTGCATAATTATATTTCAGACGATAATATCATACGCAAAGGATCCATTTCCGCAGTAAAGGGCGAACGATGCATCATTCCGCTTAACATGCGTGACGGTTCATTGCTGTGTACCGGAAAAGGTAATTCCGACTGGAATTACTCGGCTCCTCATGGTGCAGGGCGGGTTCTAAGTCGTACTGCTGCTTATGAGCAGATAAGTATGGCGGATTTTGAGGCGGCTATGAAAGGGATATATTCCGAGAGTGTCAATAATTTCACCCTCGACGAATCACCTATGGCATACAAGCCTGCTGACGAAATCATAGCCAACATCGGTCCTACGGTGAATATCGACACTATTATCCGTCCGGTATTCAATTTTAAGGCATCCAAATAG
- a CDS encoding sugar transferase: MTREGRLRIGYVLVDYLCTLIGVVMFSVLRLHIQHDASAASGDIWPFMILHHVVAFVLIFPLFMLLIYSLTGFYVYVTDKSRIKELAKTFEGVILGAIFFSLALFFMKDASYVYRFNYGLILLFSGILFVSVFIGRVCLTTCLLKRRGKDGAYRCGVLVIGNTNTPEENSGYSSIALRHGIYIRRVVSLGEMNDVVRMVSQGEVDCVMMSNTAMNSQGILSSLNRLYSLDVSIFVSPDDRALIMGLVRYDNVIAEPLVDLACLELPDKVVALKRFMDIIASFIGLVICLPVMAVLSCAIKIQSSGPVIYSQERIGFRKRPFMLFKLRSMRMDAESAGPSLTVTNDERVTPVGRFMRKYRLDEIPNLWNVMKGEMSIVGPRPERQYYIDQIIKQAPHYTLIHQVRPGLTSWGMVKYGYACDVSGMVERLKYDILYLRNMSLSLDLRIIYHTLFTVIRGEGK; this comes from the coding sequence ATGACACGAGAGGGTAGACTGCGCATCGGTTATGTCCTCGTGGACTATCTCTGCACTTTAATAGGTGTGGTGATGTTCAGTGTATTGCGTCTTCATATCCAGCATGATGCAAGTGCCGCTTCTGGTGACATATGGCCTTTTATGATTTTGCATCATGTAGTGGCATTCGTATTGATTTTCCCTCTTTTCATGCTGTTGATATACTCTTTGACAGGGTTTTATGTATATGTGACTGACAAATCTCGCATAAAAGAGTTGGCTAAGACGTTTGAAGGGGTGATTCTCGGAGCGATATTTTTCTCTCTTGCCTTATTTTTCATGAAGGATGCATCATATGTTTATCGCTTCAATTATGGGCTGATACTTCTTTTCAGCGGTATACTTTTTGTAAGTGTGTTCATTGGTCGTGTATGTCTGACTACTTGCCTTCTTAAGAGAAGAGGAAAGGATGGGGCGTATCGGTGCGGTGTTCTGGTAATCGGTAATACTAATACTCCTGAAGAGAATTCAGGCTATTCTTCAATAGCATTAAGGCATGGGATATATATTAGGAGAGTTGTAAGCCTGGGTGAAATGAATGATGTGGTCAGGATGGTTTCTCAAGGGGAGGTTGATTGCGTTATGATGAGTAACACAGCTATGAATTCACAGGGTATTTTAAGCTCGCTTAACCGCCTCTATTCATTGGATGTGTCGATATTTGTTTCACCTGACGACCGTGCGTTGATCATGGGGCTTGTCAGGTATGATAATGTCATAGCCGAGCCTCTTGTGGACTTGGCATGTCTTGAACTTCCTGACAAAGTGGTTGCTCTTAAGCGGTTCATGGACATTATCGCATCATTCATAGGTCTGGTAATATGTCTTCCTGTTATGGCTGTGCTTTCATGTGCAATCAAGATTCAGAGTTCCGGACCGGTAATATACTCTCAGGAGCGTATCGGATTCAGGAAACGACCGTTCATGCTTTTCAAGCTGCGGTCCATGCGTATGGATGCCGAATCTGCCGGACCGTCTTTGACAGTGACAAATGATGAACGCGTCACTCCGGTGGGGAGGTTCATGAGAAAATATCGTCTTGACGAGATTCCTAATCTATGGAATGTCATGAAGGGGGAAATGTCAATCGTGGGACCACGTCCGGAACGTCAATATTATATAGATCAGATTATAAAACAGGCTCCTCATTATACTCTTATTCATCAGGTCCGTCCGGGATTAACTTCGTGGGGAATGGTGAAATATGGCTATGCCTGCGATGTGAGCGGTATGGTCGAGAGATTGAAATATGACATTCTGTATCTAAGGAACATGTCATTGTCACTTGATTTGAGAATCATATATCATACGTTGTTCACGGTGATCCGTGGTGAAGGTAAATAA
- the asnA gene encoding aspartate--ammonia ligase has protein sequence MPLIIPQKYRRKLLPETTEVAIKMIKDAFQSTLAQELNLRRVTAPLFLLSGTGLNDDLNGVEHAVTFTIDAMNSQKAEVVHSLAKWKRYKLGAYGIPAGYGLYTDMNAIRTFEDLDNLHSLYVDQWDWEKTIRQEDRNIKYLKDTVNKIYAAIRKVEHLVYERFPHITPTLPEEITFLYADELARDYPELSPKERETVMAKKYGAIFIIGIGGDLCDGKPHDGRAPDYDDWSTINEAGYAGLNGDIIVWNHVLDIPVELSSMGIRVSPESLTRQLEMRGCPEKAQLTFHRMLLEGELPYTIGGGIGQSRLCMLLLHKAHVGEVQASIWPEEHIMDCAAAGIELL, from the coding sequence ATGCCACTGATAATCCCGCAAAAATATCGCCGCAAACTTCTTCCAGAGACTACCGAAGTTGCCATCAAAATGATCAAAGATGCATTCCAATCCACACTCGCCCAGGAACTCAATCTGCGCCGTGTCACAGCCCCGCTGTTTCTTCTTTCAGGAACAGGTCTTAATGATGATCTCAATGGAGTAGAGCATGCTGTGACATTCACAATAGACGCTATGAATTCCCAAAAGGCAGAAGTCGTACATTCTTTGGCAAAATGGAAAAGATATAAGCTTGGAGCATACGGAATACCGGCAGGATACGGACTGTACACCGACATGAACGCAATACGCACTTTCGAGGATCTTGACAATCTCCATTCCTTATATGTAGACCAGTGGGACTGGGAGAAAACAATCCGTCAGGAGGACAGAAATATAAAATACCTCAAGGATACTGTAAATAAAATCTATGCAGCTATACGCAAGGTGGAGCATCTTGTGTACGAACGCTTCCCCCACATCACCCCTACTCTACCCGAGGAAATCACATTCCTGTATGCCGATGAGCTTGCCCGCGACTATCCTGAATTGTCACCCAAGGAACGAGAAACAGTTATGGCAAAAAAATATGGTGCAATATTCATTATAGGTATAGGTGGCGACCTGTGTGACGGAAAACCACATGACGGACGCGCCCCGGATTATGACGACTGGAGCACTATTAATGAAGCCGGATATGCCGGACTAAATGGTGACATTATCGTATGGAACCACGTCCTTGATATTCCGGTTGAACTATCCTCCATGGGCATACGTGTCAGTCCGGAATCTCTGACACGGCAACTTGAAATGAGAGGCTGCCCCGAAAAAGCCCAACTCACATTCCACCGGATGCTACTGGAGGGAGAGCTCCCCTACACCATCGGTGGCGGAATCGGACAGAGCCGACTATGCATGCTACTCCTTCACAAAGCCCATGTAGGAGAAGTACAGGCATCCATATGGCCTGAAGAACATATAATGGATTGTGCTGCGGCAGGAATCGAACTTCTATAG
- a CDS encoding L-threonylcarbamoyladenylate synthase, translated as MNHHSEYNNDIEAAVEVMRRGGVIAYPTDTVWGIGCDAACAVAVRRIYEIKHRADSKALITLVADEDMLAGCIEGEIPQACLDYLRESDRPTTIVYPKGRNVASELLAEDGSIGIRITRDSYSNDLCRMLGGAVVSTSANISGEPAAKVYGDISKKILDSVDYVAFSGRDSVEALRPSRVVKLTEDGEIIVLRD; from the coding sequence ATGAACCATCATTCCGAATATAATAACGATATAGAGGCTGCCGTCGAAGTGATGCGCCGTGGAGGAGTCATAGCCTATCCTACTGATACAGTCTGGGGGATAGGGTGTGATGCTGCATGTGCAGTTGCTGTACGTCGCATATATGAGATTAAACATAGAGCTGACAGTAAAGCTCTGATAACCCTTGTTGCGGATGAGGATATGCTTGCCGGATGTATTGAAGGAGAGATTCCTCAGGCATGCCTTGATTATTTGAGAGAGTCCGACCGTCCTACAACAATTGTGTATCCAAAGGGTCGAAATGTGGCGAGCGAGCTTCTTGCTGAGGATGGAAGTATAGGTATACGTATTACACGTGATAGCTATTCAAATGACCTGTGTCGCATGCTCGGAGGTGCTGTGGTGTCTACATCTGCAAATATCAGCGGAGAGCCGGCAGCAAAAGTTTATGGGGATATTTCCAAGAAAATACTCGACAGTGTGGATTATGTCGCATTTTCAGGCAGAGATTCCGTTGAGGCTTTGCGTCCGTCCAGGGTTGTGAAGTTGACGGAGGACGGCGAGATAATTGTTCTTCGTGACTGA
- the dnaK gene encoding molecular chaperone DnaK, producing MGKIIGIDLGTTNSCVSVLEGNDPVVIPNSEGRNTTPSIVAFVDGGERKVGDPAKRQAITNPKRTINSIKRFMGESCQQVAKEIDRVPYKVVCGANDTPRVDIDGREYTPQEISAMILQKMKKTAEDYLGQSVTEAVITVPAYFNDSQRQATKEAGEIAGLTVKRIVNEPTAAALAYGLDKSDKDQKIAVFDLGGGTFDISILELGDGVFEVKSTNGDTHLGGDDFDHVIIDWLANEFQKEEGIDLRQDPMALQRLKEAAEKAKIELSSTTSTEINLPYITATATGPKHLVRTLTRAQFEQLADNLIQATIRPCEQALKDAGMTPKDIDEVILVGGSTRIPAIQQIVEKFFGKAPSKGVNPDEVVAVGAAIQGGVLSGDVKDVLLLDVVPLSIGIETLGGVMTKMIEANTTIPTRKSETFSTAADNQPSVEIHVLQGERPMAKDDKTLGKFHLDGIAPAPRGIPQIEVTFEVDANGILNVSAKDKATGKEQSIRIEASSGLTDAEIERMKKEAEANAAADAKEKEKIDKLNQADTIIFQTEKQMQELGDKIPADKKAAIENDLNRLKEAHKAQDLAGIDSAINAIQTTFGQIQQEILNAQQAAGGAGAPGAGFGGQQPGSAPGNNSNGGVDDVEFEEVK from the coding sequence ATGGGAAAAATTATCGGTATTGACCTCGGCACCACAAACTCCTGCGTGTCTGTACTTGAAGGCAATGACCCTGTAGTAATACCTAATAGCGAAGGACGCAACACCACTCCATCAATCGTAGCATTTGTTGACGGAGGTGAACGCAAAGTCGGAGACCCTGCCAAGCGTCAGGCAATAACCAACCCTAAGCGCACAATCAATTCAATCAAACGCTTCATGGGTGAAAGCTGCCAGCAGGTAGCAAAAGAGATCGACCGCGTACCCTACAAAGTAGTATGCGGAGCAAATGACACTCCTCGCGTCGACATCGACGGTCGTGAATATACTCCTCAGGAAATCTCAGCCATGATCCTTCAGAAAATGAAGAAAACCGCTGAAGACTACCTCGGACAGTCAGTGACAGAAGCTGTGATCACAGTACCCGCCTACTTCAACGACTCTCAAAGGCAGGCTACCAAGGAAGCTGGTGAGATTGCAGGACTCACAGTGAAGCGTATTGTCAACGAGCCCACAGCGGCTGCGCTCGCTTATGGACTCGACAAAAGCGACAAGGACCAGAAGATCGCAGTATTCGACCTTGGCGGCGGAACTTTCGATATTTCAATTCTCGAACTTGGCGATGGCGTGTTTGAAGTGAAATCGACCAATGGAGACACCCATCTTGGCGGAGACGACTTCGACCATGTGATCATCGACTGGCTTGCAAACGAATTCCAAAAAGAGGAAGGCATAGATCTCCGTCAGGACCCCATGGCACTCCAGCGTCTTAAGGAAGCTGCCGAAAAAGCCAAGATCGAGCTTTCATCCACAACAAGCACCGAGATCAATCTCCCATATATCACTGCTACCGCAACCGGTCCAAAGCACTTGGTAAGAACGCTCACACGCGCTCAGTTTGAACAGCTTGCCGACAATCTTATACAGGCAACTATCCGCCCCTGCGAACAGGCACTCAAGGATGCAGGCATGACACCCAAGGATATCGACGAAGTAATTCTCGTAGGAGGCTCCACTCGTATTCCTGCCATTCAGCAGATTGTAGAAAAATTCTTCGGCAAAGCACCATCCAAGGGAGTCAACCCTGACGAAGTTGTTGCCGTAGGCGCAGCCATCCAGGGAGGTGTACTCTCAGGAGATGTCAAGGATGTGCTTCTTCTCGACGTTGTTCCCCTCTCAATCGGCATAGAGACCCTCGGCGGAGTGATGACAAAAATGATTGAGGCAAACACCACAATACCTACCCGCAAGAGCGAGACATTCTCTACAGCAGCCGACAATCAGCCCTCGGTAGAAATACACGTTCTTCAGGGAGAACGTCCTATGGCTAAAGATGACAAGACCCTTGGAAAGTTCCACCTCGACGGCATAGCCCCCGCACCTCGTGGAATACCCCAGATCGAGGTTACATTTGAAGTTGACGCCAATGGCATCCTCAATGTGTCGGCTAAAGACAAAGCCACAGGTAAGGAGCAGAGCATCCGTATCGAAGCTTCAAGCGGACTCACCGATGCTGAGATCGAACGTATGAAGAAAGAAGCAGAGGCAAATGCCGCAGCTGACGCTAAGGAGAAGGAAAAGATTGACAAGCTCAATCAGGCTGACACAATCATCTTCCAGACAGAGAAGCAGATGCAGGAACTCGGCGACAAGATTCCTGCTGACAAGAAAGCTGCTATAGAAAACGATCTCAACCGACTCAAAGAAGCCCACAAGGCTCAGGACCTCGCCGGCATCGACAGCGCGATCAATGCAATTCAGACAACATTCGGTCAGATCCAGCAGGAAATCCTCAACGCCCAGCAGGCTGCAGGAGGTGCAGGAGCACCAGGCGCAGGATTTGGCGGTCAGCAGCCAGGCTCAGCCCCAGGCAACAACAGCAATGGCGGAGTCGACGATGTTGAATTCGAGGAAGTGAAGTAA